One region of Haloprofundus salilacus genomic DNA includes:
- a CDS encoding PAS domain-containing sensor histidine kinase has product MSRRANAVDGAFWADADAEDDEELQRFRTLVNTVNDGIYQLDTAGRFTAVNDTIVEMTGYSRDDLLGEHVSLVLEEADIEQLRQAISECLSTKHELNHTFDLTVRTVDDEPIPCELRLNVLLEEGNFDGTVGIVREITDRNHTKQQLREHEQLQRERDLTDQILETSPIGIQVLDSDGEITRMNERLKEILEISDDKEDSYEPSDRVVYDESGNRIPATRHPFAHTLQTGEPVYDQRFHIELPSGDHCWLSIHAAPLFDETGEIDRVVTTGEDITDLKKRERQLERRQRALATELNEIYGRITDGVIAVDEEWEFTYANETAAEILGISEDELIGRNIWDTFPEFTDTEFEKQYRKAMQTQEPVSIEEYLPPYDSWFEEQVYPSETGLSIYFRDVTEHKERERELKKSEQRYRTLAECFPNGLVTLFDDDLTYTLVAGQGFDRIPVEPTDLQDNKADTVWPDETWDALEPAFEAALDGEERAVELSYAGREWVLHAVPITDGQGDVFAGMTMAQDITERKEDRRKLEKTVERLEQFAYAASHDLKEPLRMVSSYLQLLEQRYEDVLDEEGEEYLEFAVDGADRMSEMIDGLLAYSRVDMPRRSLEKVNLEIILDNTLENLRMQIEQANADITSDDLPCVQGDRSQLQQVFQNIVDNALTYSGDEPPQIYVEVDHREGEVVLSIRDNGIGIDPKDQDQIFTIFNRLHSRHEYDGAGIGLALCQRIIEHHNGDIWVDSVPGEGTTFSFTLPAAEE; this is encoded by the coding sequence ATGAGTAGACGAGCGAATGCTGTAGACGGAGCGTTTTGGGCTGACGCTGACGCTGAAGATGACGAAGAACTCCAACGATTCCGCACGCTCGTCAACACCGTCAACGACGGTATCTACCAACTCGATACGGCTGGCCGCTTCACTGCAGTTAATGATACCATCGTAGAGATGACCGGTTACTCCCGAGACGACCTTCTCGGCGAGCACGTCTCTCTCGTCCTTGAGGAAGCCGATATCGAACAACTTCGACAGGCGATTTCTGAGTGCCTTTCGACGAAGCATGAACTGAACCATACATTCGACCTTACTGTTCGAACGGTCGATGACGAGCCGATACCCTGTGAGCTTCGGCTAAACGTCCTTCTCGAAGAGGGGAACTTCGATGGAACCGTCGGAATCGTTCGTGAGATCACCGACAGAAATCACACGAAACAACAGCTCAGAGAGCACGAGCAGCTCCAACGCGAACGCGATCTGACCGACCAAATTCTCGAGACGAGTCCGATCGGTATCCAAGTACTCGATTCAGACGGTGAAATCACGCGTATGAACGAGCGTCTCAAAGAAATACTCGAGATTTCGGACGACAAAGAAGACTCATATGAGCCATCGGATCGAGTCGTCTACGACGAGAGCGGAAATCGAATCCCGGCTACTCGTCATCCGTTCGCACACACATTACAGACGGGTGAACCAGTGTACGATCAGCGGTTCCATATTGAGCTTCCGAGCGGGGATCACTGCTGGCTCTCGATTCACGCTGCTCCTCTGTTCGATGAAACAGGCGAGATAGATCGCGTCGTAACGACCGGCGAAGATATCACCGATCTCAAAAAGCGAGAACGGCAGCTCGAACGACGACAGCGAGCGCTTGCTACGGAACTAAATGAAATCTATGGTCGCATAACTGACGGGGTCATCGCTGTGGACGAAGAGTGGGAATTTACATATGCCAACGAGACCGCAGCGGAGATTCTCGGAATTAGCGAAGACGAACTCATTGGTCGAAACATCTGGGACACCTTCCCAGAGTTCACCGATACCGAATTCGAGAAGCAGTACCGAAAAGCGATGCAAACCCAAGAACCGGTTTCGATAGAAGAATATCTTCCACCATATGATAGCTGGTTCGAAGAACAGGTTTACCCGTCGGAAACGGGGCTCTCAATCTACTTTCGGGACGTTACTGAGCACAAAGAGCGTGAACGTGAACTCAAGAAGTCCGAACAACGATATCGAACGCTCGCAGAGTGCTTTCCGAACGGGCTCGTAACCCTGTTCGACGACGACCTGACGTACACGTTAGTGGCTGGACAGGGATTCGACCGCATTCCAGTTGAGCCAACCGATTTGCAAGATAACAAGGCAGATACTGTCTGGCCTGATGAAACGTGGGACGCCCTCGAACCTGCATTCGAGGCCGCACTCGATGGCGAGGAACGAGCGGTGGAACTCTCGTACGCGGGCCGCGAATGGGTTCTTCACGCAGTTCCAATCACCGACGGGCAGGGTGATGTCTTCGCCGGAATGACGATGGCTCAAGACATCACCGAACGAAAAGAGGACAGACGAAAACTCGAGAAAACAGTTGAGCGACTCGAGCAGTTCGCCTATGCAGCCAGCCACGACCTTAAGGAGCCCCTTCGGATGGTCTCGAGTTACTTGCAACTACTCGAGCAGCGCTACGAGGACGTCCTCGACGAGGAGGGAGAAGAGTATCTCGAGTTTGCCGTTGACGGTGCTGATCGAATGAGCGAGATGATCGATGGACTGCTCGCATATTCTCGTGTCGACATGCCACGTCGCTCGCTTGAGAAGGTCAACCTCGAAATTATCCTCGACAACACACTCGAGAATCTTCGGATGCAGATAGAGCAGGCTAATGCGGACATCACGAGCGATGACCTCCCCTGCGTACAGGGAGATAGAAGCCAACTACAGCAGGTATTTCAGAATATAGTAGATAACGCACTCACGTACAGTGGAGACGAGCCACCGCAGATTTACGTCGAAGTTGACCACCGAGAAGGAGAAGTGGTACTCTCGATTCGAGATAACGGCATCGGGATTGATCCGAAAGATCAAGATCAAATATTCACGATTTTCAATCGGTTACACAGCCGTCATGAGTATGATGGAGCGGGTATCGGGCTCGCGCTCTGCCAACGCATCATCGAACATCACAACGGAGACATCTGGGTTGATTCGGTTCCTGGAGAGGGGACGACGTTCTCGTTTACGCTTCCGGCAGCAGAGGAATAA
- a CDS encoding FixH family protein, translating to MYARVGGLLLSVLLLLSGGAVVVADNPDYSITVQDSVDVPERTITLAGTDYDVSKIAPVDPGEQLVVDTFGPSGESYKVYFYNSDKQIIDKSSEQSGTSSVTFETDSLTPGSYIVAIFGPEGDFEKIHPVVINGYDISLSTPESATAGDVVEMTVDVSPRQNAPEMSEVEVAIVAKGSETQTVTATKEGDEYVASLTLDESGSYNVYANVRGTDTYNGQKELLALTQTQALSVSEPTNDDAGGNDGDGSSNSQDGSSDDSETTSSATETPTESTQTPTETTQVPTESTTSTTSPTATSTQTMSDVITPNETSSVASETTSTTTPGFSSVLAIVALLGSCGLWLTRR from the coding sequence ATGTACGCACGTGTCGGCGGTCTCTTGCTTTCTGTCCTCCTGTTACTTTCAGGAGGTGCTGTTGTCGTTGCAGACAACCCAGACTACTCAATTACCGTCCAGGACAGCGTTGATGTCCCAGAGCGGACGATCACACTCGCAGGCACAGACTACGACGTTTCTAAAATCGCACCTGTTGATCCCGGAGAACAACTTGTCGTAGACACTTTTGGACCAAGTGGTGAATCATACAAGGTCTATTTCTACAACAGTGACAAGCAGATCATCGATAAAAGTAGTGAACAATCAGGTACCAGTAGCGTCACGTTTGAGACGGATTCACTGACGCCAGGTTCGTATATCGTCGCCATCTTCGGGCCAGAAGGAGACTTTGAAAAGATTCACCCTGTCGTGATAAATGGTTACGACATCTCACTGTCTACTCCTGAATCAGCCACTGCTGGCGATGTTGTCGAGATGACTGTCGATGTTTCGCCACGGCAAAATGCCCCCGAGATGAGCGAAGTGGAGGTTGCTATTGTCGCAAAAGGGTCTGAGACACAGACAGTCACTGCGACTAAAGAAGGTGACGAGTACGTTGCCTCTCTGACACTTGACGAAAGTGGGTCCTACAACGTCTATGCGAACGTCCGTGGAACCGACACCTACAACGGGCAAAAAGAACTCCTCGCACTCACGCAGACACAAGCCCTCTCAGTGAGCGAACCGACTAACGACGATGCGGGTGGGAACGATGGAGATGGGTCATCGAACTCCCAAGACGGATCGTCAGATGATTCGGAGACAACCTCGTCTGCGACAGAGACGCCAACGGAATCGACGCAGACACCCACCGAAACGACACAGGTGCCCACGGAGTCGACGACGAGTACAACCTCTCCGACTGCAACTTCGACACAGACGATGTCCGATGTGATTACGCCGAACGAGACCTCAAGTGTGGCAAGCGAAACAACGAGTACGACGACACCAGGGTTCTCAAGTGTCCTCGCCATCGTTGCATTGCTTGGAAGCTGCGGACTGTGGCTGACGCGTCGATAG
- a CDS encoding PGF-pre-PGF domain-containing protein yields MTVRFRKISAVCLAILMVVSTMGVQGAAAIGGPNSASLGTDAALSGSDQHIAELDDESIGITDSVSVWEYAPFSMRTGEYEGAVNVNVPSTTMSIDGMDVPVNKGVVSTYEPGDQINFEFRTRGGVVDTSSLAGEDAQLVVVKLNSDLSSEDAEQLLTEDTDSDFPQTVNDNAASVEVISDLTVDENGELSTSYTPDEAGHYAFFLAHPTSGDGFSETGGELSLSGEARIIGMEAVPVQLTRSNTYLVDENDEKIPEGENGDIYADPGETLRFNADSRFASEGVNPDSTEHMIVVYERSVFENSNIDIDVTKTADGESIEEITATSDITSANGVVSIDDDATMFDSVGDGELNPTLTLTSAGELASGDGTAGDGKEIDASMTAISGDQSEFIDVETKDGWSETKYVWIHVAVGDTADQFSVDQGTICMRPDEESCYDESENTPPTIDDIPNQTVTEGETTTVPVTASDDDGDDISLSVDGPEFVSLSNGELTIAPKTGDVRTYMVDVTADDGNGGTATTTFRLTVKKATPVGGGGGGGGGGGPPSDDDEDRGPDRIKAKQNGDRMTASTGTVFGGQTVGFDVDNGGSLKNFDITMKNTAKGFNVEYADLDAQPNNVKTPPTPAVRFFEVNAHGLSDDDIDNVKFNFRLDSSELPDGISPDDVRLLRFHNGEWQTLETTHRGGDNYRAKSPGFTVYAIGYEEPGQPAFALSNPSLADSTVTVGQTTDVSASVENTGDATGTYTVELTANGEVIQTQDVTVPAGESKDVSFSVAFDEAGEYDLGINGESLGLLTVQDEPVDEVDDGDDSDDGDDGDDTGGSLLSGPVILALVLIIIVIGASVVIAVKRDELEELLK; encoded by the coding sequence ATGACAGTTCGTTTTAGGAAAATAAGTGCTGTCTGTCTTGCGATTCTCATGGTGGTTTCCACGATGGGAGTCCAAGGCGCCGCAGCAATCGGAGGTCCAAACTCCGCTTCGCTGGGGACTGACGCAGCACTCTCCGGTTCAGATCAACATATCGCTGAATTGGATGACGAGAGTATAGGCATAACAGATAGTGTGAGTGTTTGGGAGTACGCTCCCTTCTCAATGCGGACGGGGGAGTATGAAGGAGCAGTCAACGTCAATGTTCCCTCTACGACGATGAGCATCGATGGAATGGATGTTCCAGTAAACAAGGGGGTCGTCTCTACGTACGAACCGGGCGACCAGATTAATTTCGAGTTCCGAACGCGAGGTGGCGTTGTTGATACCTCCTCGTTGGCGGGTGAAGACGCCCAGTTGGTCGTTGTAAAGTTGAACTCCGACCTCAGCAGTGAAGATGCTGAACAGCTGCTCACGGAGGACACTGATAGTGACTTCCCACAGACCGTCAACGACAATGCGGCCTCTGTTGAGGTCATCTCGGACCTCACCGTGGATGAGAATGGGGAACTGTCTACCTCATACACGCCAGACGAAGCTGGTCATTATGCGTTCTTCCTTGCACACCCGACCAGCGGAGATGGTTTCAGCGAGACCGGCGGCGAACTCTCACTCTCGGGAGAGGCTCGAATAATTGGGATGGAAGCAGTCCCCGTCCAGCTCACCCGCTCGAACACGTATCTCGTTGACGAAAACGACGAGAAAATCCCTGAGGGAGAAAACGGAGATATCTATGCAGACCCCGGTGAGACGCTGCGGTTCAATGCTGACTCCAGATTCGCTTCTGAAGGCGTTAATCCGGATTCGACCGAACACATGATCGTCGTCTACGAGCGCTCTGTATTCGAAAACAGCAATATCGACATCGATGTCACGAAAACCGCAGACGGCGAATCAATCGAGGAAATCACCGCAACGAGCGACATCACGTCGGCGAATGGTGTTGTCTCGATTGATGACGACGCGACGATGTTCGACTCTGTGGGAGATGGTGAACTGAATCCGACACTCACTCTCACGAGTGCAGGGGAACTCGCTTCCGGAGACGGAACTGCCGGCGATGGCAAAGAAATCGACGCGTCGATGACCGCGATTTCTGGTGACCAATCGGAGTTCATCGATGTCGAAACCAAAGACGGTTGGAGCGAAACGAAGTACGTCTGGATTCACGTCGCTGTTGGCGATACTGCTGACCAGTTCTCCGTCGACCAAGGGACAATCTGTATGCGCCCCGATGAGGAGAGCTGTTACGACGAGAGTGAGAACACGCCGCCGACAATCGACGACATACCAAACCAGACGGTCACGGAGGGTGAGACAACGACTGTCCCAGTGACTGCATCTGACGATGATGGCGACGACATCTCGCTGTCGGTTGACGGACCTGAGTTCGTGAGCCTCTCGAACGGCGAACTGACAATTGCTCCGAAAACCGGTGACGTACGCACCTACATGGTCGACGTTACTGCCGATGATGGAAACGGTGGTACGGCGACCACAACGTTCCGACTTACTGTGAAGAAAGCAACCCCTGTAGGCGGTGGCGGCGGTGGTGGCGGTGGCGGTGGTCCACCAAGCGATGACGATGAGGATCGCGGTCCCGACCGCATCAAGGCAAAACAGAACGGTGATCGTATGACTGCCAGTACTGGTACGGTCTTCGGCGGTCAAACGGTCGGTTTCGATGTCGACAACGGCGGTTCGCTCAAGAACTTCGACATCACGATGAAGAATACGGCGAAGGGATTCAACGTCGAGTACGCTGACCTCGACGCCCAGCCAAACAACGTTAAAACACCACCAACCCCGGCCGTTCGGTTCTTCGAGGTAAACGCACACGGCCTCTCCGATGACGACATTGACAACGTCAAATTCAATTTCCGGCTCGACAGCTCGGAACTTCCAGATGGAATTTCGCCTGACGATGTCCGACTGCTCCGGTTCCACAACGGCGAGTGGCAGACGCTCGAAACAACCCATCGTGGCGGGGACAATTACCGCGCAAAATCGCCCGGATTTACGGTCTACGCCATTGGCTATGAAGAGCCTGGCCAGCCGGCATTCGCACTCAGTAATCCGTCGCTCGCAGACTCGACTGTAACGGTCGGGCAGACGACGGATGTCTCTGCGAGTGTCGAAAATACTGGTGACGCGACCGGGACGTATACGGTCGAACTCACCGCTAACGGCGAGGTCATTCAAACGCAAGATGTGACCGTTCCTGCTGGCGAGAGCAAAGATGTGAGCTTCTCGGTTGCGTTCGACGAAGCTGGTGAATACGATCTCGGGATCAACGGTGAGAGTCTCGGACTACTTACCGTTCAAGATGAACCAGTCGACGAAGTCGACGACGGAGACGATAGTGACGACGGTGACGATGGTGACGATACCGGAGGAAGCCTTCTCAGCGGTCCGGTTATCCTCGCATTGGTCTTGATTATCATTGTGATTGGAGCCTCCGTTGTGATTGCGGTAAAGCGCGACGAGCTCGAAGAGTTGCTTAAATAA
- a CDS encoding ABC transporter ATP-binding protein, with the protein MRIADRTTSTVPQTSENTPVVRCESVTRTYTRGGSGRVFGRNRTAQTVTAVSDVSLTAHRGELIGIAGPSGSGKSTLLHLLAALDVPTTGTVTIDGEDISTKSERARGRLRLQHVGIVFQHFYLLPALSARANVALPLIELGLSRQGRKERASTLLERVGLGDRTSHKPSELSGGEQQRVAIARALSTEPRLLIADEPTGELDTETGASILDLFEELTDECAILVASHDPQTLDRMDRIIRLQDGTRVDSEHA; encoded by the coding sequence ATGAGAATAGCGGATCGGACGACGTCTACTGTCCCCCAGACGTCAGAGAACACACCTGTTGTACGCTGTGAGAGCGTCACTCGCACATACACACGCGGTGGCTCCGGACGGGTATTCGGCAGAAATAGAACTGCCCAAACGGTTACTGCCGTTTCTGACGTCTCACTTACCGCCCATCGTGGCGAGCTTATCGGCATTGCTGGCCCAAGCGGCAGTGGGAAATCGACGCTTCTCCATCTGCTTGCCGCCCTTGATGTTCCTACGACGGGCACGGTTACGATCGACGGTGAGGATATCTCGACAAAAAGTGAACGCGCACGAGGGAGGCTTCGACTGCAGCATGTCGGCATTGTCTTTCAACATTTCTACCTCCTCCCAGCACTCTCTGCACGTGCAAATGTCGCACTTCCTCTCATCGAACTCGGATTGAGTCGCCAAGGGCGCAAAGAACGGGCCTCAACACTCCTCGAACGGGTTGGTCTAGGCGACCGTACGTCACATAAGCCGAGTGAGCTGAGCGGTGGCGAACAGCAACGCGTCGCGATTGCACGTGCACTTTCGACTGAGCCGAGACTGCTCATTGCAGACGAGCCAACCGGAGAACTCGATACAGAGACGGGCGCATCAATCTTGGATCTCTTCGAGGAGCTGACCGACGAGTGTGCAATACTTGTCGCTTCACACGACCCACAGACACTTGATCGGATGGACCGCATCATTCGACTCCAAGACGGCACACGCGTCGATTCCGAGCATGCGTAG